The following are encoded together in the Desulfobacteraceae bacterium genome:
- a CDS encoding tetratricopeptide repeat protein translates to MTAKTARSTNKLRCTLAALAAAIFLAACQKPLVARVPSDRPAAPPRPAIRLPEPPAAPAPTPQQIAAHQLTEEGRKLLAADRPDDAITVLERALSLDAENGRNYYFLGEAWLQKGNFDQAREFNRLAELYLRGNPRWLQSVARQRGRIDAGGP, encoded by the coding sequence CAAAACAGCTCGATCCACAAATAAGCTGCGCTGCACGCTGGCGGCGCTGGCGGCGGCGATTTTTTTGGCCGCCTGCCAGAAGCCGCTGGTGGCCCGCGTACCCAGCGATCGGCCGGCAGCGCCGCCGCGCCCGGCAATCAGGCTTCCCGAGCCCCCCGCAGCCCCGGCGCCCACCCCGCAGCAGATCGCCGCGCACCAGCTGACCGAAGAGGGGCGCAAACTGCTGGCCGCCGATCGCCCCGACGACGCCATCACGGTCCTGGAGCGGGCCCTGAGCCTGGACGCGGAAAACGGGCGCAACTACTATTTTCTTGGCGAAGCTTGGCTGCAAAAGGGGAATTTTGATCAGGCGCGGGAGTTCAACCGACTGGCCGAACTCTATCTGCGGGGCAACCCCAGGTGGCTGCAGTCGGTGGCGCGCCAGCGGGGCCGGATCGACGCCGGCGGCCCATGA
- a CDS encoding cyclic nucleotide-binding domain-containing protein, whose product MAVAADFAPLMPLIRKILIFSYFTDGELNRMLGLCDLLRLQAGEKLFVQGDDSLAVYVLIQGQVDLSFRKASGTRVSVGAVSAGEVFGEAGVFMTVKRSADALVAVESTLLRITRRNMMAFIKQHPVGGNKLLMLMIYGLLSKLREANQMLSLENPGAIAVDSIDPLFQDFMNET is encoded by the coding sequence ATGGCCGTTGCCGCAGATTTTGCGCCTTTGATGCCGCTGATTCGTAAAATCCTGATCTTCTCTTATTTCACCGACGGGGAACTCAACCGCATGCTGGGGCTCTGCGATCTGCTTCGATTGCAGGCCGGTGAAAAGCTGTTTGTTCAGGGCGACGACAGCCTGGCGGTCTATGTTCTGATCCAGGGCCAGGTGGATCTTTCCTTTCGCAAAGCCAGCGGCACCCGCGTCAGTGTGGGGGCCGTTTCGGCGGGAGAGGTGTTCGGTGAGGCGGGGGTCTTCATGACAGTCAAACGCTCCGCGGACGCACTGGTGGCCGTCGAGAGCACCTTGCTGAGGATCACCCGCAGGAACATGATGGCCTTCATCAAGCAGCATCCCGTGGGCGGCAACAAGCTTTTGATGCTGATGATCTACGGTCTGCTGAGCAAGCTGCGCGAGGCCAACCAGATGCTTTCGCTGGAAAACCCGGGGGCCATCGCGGTGGATTCGATCGATCCCCTCTTCCAGGATTTCATGAACGAAACCTGA